A genomic stretch from Ovis canadensis isolate MfBH-ARS-UI-01 breed Bighorn chromosome 5, ARS-UI_OviCan_v2, whole genome shotgun sequence includes:
- the JUNB gene encoding transcription factor JunB, with protein MCTKMEQPFYHDESYGTAGYGRTPGGLSLHDYKLLKPSLALNLADPYRNLKAPGARGPGPEGNGGGSYFSSQGSDTGASLKLASSELERLIVPNSNGVITTTPTPPGQYFYPRGGGSGGGAGGAGGGVTEEQEGFADGFVKALDDLHKMNHVTPPNVSLGTSGGPPAGPGGVYAGPEPPPVYTNLSSYSPASAPSGGAGAAVGTGSSYPTATISYLPHAPPFAGGHPAQLGLGRGASAFKEEPQTVPEARSRDATPPVSPINMEDQERIKVERKRLRNRLAATKCRKRKLERIARLEDKVKTLKAENAGLSNTAGLLREQVAQLKQKVMTHVSNGCQLLLGVKGHAF; from the coding sequence ATGTGCACTAAAATGGAACAGCCCTTCTACCACGACGAATCATACGGAACAGCGGGATACGGCCGGACCCCGGGCGGCCTCTCTCTACACGACTACAAACTCCTGAAACCCAGCCTGGCGCTCAACCTGGCCGACCCCTACCGAAATCTCAAAGCACCTGGTGCGCGGGGTCCTGGCCCAGAGGGCAACGGCGGAGGCAGCTACTTTTCTAGCCAGGGTTCGGACACAGGCGCGTCACTCAAGCTCGCCTCATCGGAGCTGGAGCGCCTGATCGTCCCCAACAGCAACGGCGTGATCACGACGACGCCCACGCCCCCGGGACAGTACTTTTACCCCCGCGGGGGTGGCAGCGGTGGAGGTGCGGGGGGCGCAGGGGGCGGCGTCACTGAGGAGCAGGAAGGCTTCGCCGACGGCTTTGTAAAAGCGCTGGACGACCTGCACAAGATGAACCACGTGACGCCCCCCAACGTGTCCCTGGGCACCAGCGGGGGCCCCCCAGCCGGGCCCGGGGGCGTCTACGCCGGCCCGGAGCCTCCTCCAGTCTACACCAACCTCAGCAGCTATTCTCCGGCCTCTGCGCCCTCCGGAGGAGCCGGGGCCGCCGTCGGGACAGGGAGCTCGTACCCGACGGCCACCATCAGCTACCTCCCACACGCGCCGCCCTTCGCCGGCGGCCACCCGGCGCAGCTGGGCCTGGGCCGTGGCGCCTCCGCCTTCAAGGAGGAACCGCAGACCGTGCCTGAGGCGCGCAGCCGCGATGCCACGCCGCCGGTGTCCCCCATCAACATGGAAGACCAGGAGCGCATCAAAGTAGAGCGCAAGCGGCTGCGAAACCGGCTGGCTGCCACCAAGTGCCGGAAGCGGAAGCTGGAGCGCATCGCGCGCCTGGAGGACAAGGTGAAGACGCTCAAGGCCGAGAACGCGGGGCTGTCCAACACTGCCGGCCTCCTCCGGGAGCAGGTGGCCCAGCTCAAACAGAAGGTCATGACCCACGTCAGCAACGGCTGCCAACTGCTGCTTGGGGTCAAGGGACACGCCTTCTGA